A window of Paenibacillus polygoni contains these coding sequences:
- a CDS encoding YlbF family regulator, with product MSVSELNTVDMAQVLTYAYELGDMINESTLVSDYLYWKERVQSNPEIQDWVRKLEDKKELFAETQRFGHFHPNFHSAKDEVKAVEDKLDTFEEVIRFKEAEQQLDSLLHQMSETIAFSVSSTIKVPSNNPSPKGGCGGGGSCGCGG from the coding sequence ATGAGCGTATCTGAACTTAACACGGTCGATATGGCCCAAGTGTTGACTTACGCCTATGAACTAGGTGATATGATCAACGAATCCACGTTGGTTTCAGATTATTTATATTGGAAAGAGCGGGTTCAGTCGAATCCAGAAATACAAGATTGGGTACGTAAGCTGGAAGATAAGAAGGAATTGTTTGCTGAAACCCAGCGTTTTGGCCATTTCCATCCAAACTTCCACAGTGCCAAGGATGAAGTGAAGGCAGTAGAAGACAAGCTGGATACTTTCGAAGAAGTGATTCGTTTTAAAGAAGCGGAGCAACAGCTCGACAGCCTGCTCCATCAAATGTCTGAAACGATTGCTTTCTCTGTATCAAGCACCATTAAGGTACCAAGTAATAACCCATCACCAAAAGGTGGATGCGGCGGCGGTGGAAGCTGCGGCTGCGGAGGTTAA